Proteins encoded in a region of the Paenibacillus sp. W2I17 genome:
- a CDS encoding sugar ABC transporter permease, with protein MQQQHVPVPVGPNRERQHRMTAAICSIILQGLGQLYNRQWIKGICLLLLEGAGLAYLLPRLSQAVWGIWTLGENTQRFVKVNGSTVLQRGDHSIFLLLDGIIVLLVFFVFILIYILNIRDAYVTGLAREEGKQTLGAAASLRNMMDKNFPYLFLSIPALGILFFTVMPILFTITIAFTNYSAPDHIPPAKLVDWVGFKTFSDLIQLKSWSQTFYGVLTWTVIWAILATVTTYFGGVLVALLIEQRGIRFKKLWRTIFILPYAIPQIISLLLMRNLFNGQFGPINTYMRAFGLEGLPWLTDPFWAKVTVIVVNMWIGIPVSMVLILGVLTAIPRDLYEAAEVDGASAFQKFRIITMPFILFATTPVLIMQFAGNFNNFNVIFLLTNGNPLRGDYQYAGATDLLVTWLYKLTLDNNKFNMASAVGIIIFLIIASFSIWNFRRSKSFKEEDMIQ; from the coding sequence ATGCAACAGCAGCATGTCCCGGTGCCCGTTGGACCGAACAGGGAAAGACAGCATCGGATGACAGCGGCTATATGTTCCATCATACTGCAAGGTCTTGGACAGCTGTACAATCGACAATGGATTAAGGGAATTTGTCTACTGTTACTGGAGGGGGCAGGGCTTGCGTACCTGCTTCCTCGCCTGTCACAGGCCGTATGGGGCATATGGACACTGGGGGAAAATACACAGCGTTTTGTCAAAGTGAATGGGTCCACTGTACTTCAAAGGGGAGACCATTCCATCTTTTTGCTGCTTGATGGCATTATCGTATTGCTGGTGTTTTTTGTGTTTATCCTGATCTACATTCTGAATATTCGGGATGCGTATGTCACGGGACTTGCGAGGGAGGAAGGCAAGCAGACCCTGGGCGCAGCGGCTTCGCTTCGGAACATGATGGACAAAAACTTTCCGTATCTGTTCCTGTCCATCCCGGCACTGGGCATTCTTTTCTTCACCGTTATGCCCATCCTGTTTACGATCACGATTGCGTTTACCAACTATTCGGCCCCGGATCATATTCCGCCAGCCAAACTCGTGGACTGGGTAGGCTTCAAGACGTTCAGTGATCTGATCCAGCTCAAATCCTGGAGCCAGACATTTTACGGCGTGCTCACTTGGACGGTCATCTGGGCCATTCTGGCGACAGTCACCACCTATTTTGGCGGCGTGCTTGTGGCACTGCTGATTGAACAGCGGGGCATACGCTTCAAAAAGCTGTGGCGGACGATTTTTATTTTGCCTTATGCGATCCCGCAGATCATCTCTTTGCTGCTCATGCGTAATCTGTTCAATGGTCAGTTTGGTCCGATCAATACGTACATGAGAGCATTTGGGCTGGAGGGATTACCCTGGCTGACAGACCCGTTCTGGGCTAAGGTCACCGTCATTGTCGTCAACATGTGGATTGGTATTCCGGTCAGTATGGTGCTGATTCTGGGTGTATTGACAGCCATCCCTCGTGACCTCTATGAGGCTGCCGAAGTGGACGGAGCATCTGCGTTTCAGAAGTTCAGAATCATTACGATGCCGTTCATTCTTTTTGCCACAACTCCGGTACTCATCATGCAGTTCGCCGGAAATTTCAACAACTTCAATGTCATCTTCCTGCTGACCAACGGAAATCCACTGAGGGGAGACTACCAGTACGCAGGGGCAACGGACCTGCTGGTGACCTGGCTCTACAAGCTCACACTCGACAATAACAAATTCAACATGGCTTCAGCGGTAGGCATCATCATCTTCCTTATTATCGCTTCATTCTCTATCTGGAACTTCCGCCGCTCCAAATCATTCAAGGAGGAGGACATGATTCAATGA
- a CDS encoding maltose ABC transporter substrate-binding protein, which translates to MRKWQGATLSVMMAFTLAACGAGGGSPSPTTAGENPEEVVELTSENLQPEEGATLVIWEDKNQSSFIEQRVKKFEEKYGVTVKMEELPPTDQVTKLTTDGPAGLAADVVVFPHDKIGSASEAGLILPNDIFEADTVENTSDNALKAVTFKDILYGYPYSVETYALFYNKALYPEAPKNFDEIISFAKTFNNVKSNQYALMWELQQFYYNYAFLASQGGYIFGDNGMDSTDLGLNNEGAQKGGQFLQTLKSEVLPLKMGDVNYDIKKGLFSSGKLAMDINGPWTIADYRNAGIDFGVAPLPAIDGKPMTSFSGVKAYYVNAFTQYPNASKLLAAFLSNEEAQMENFDLNGTLPANKNVAADPKLQEDPINKAFLEQFNNSTPMPSLPAMDSVWGPITSAITDIWDTDKDVKSSLDNAVKQIQESLATVQ; encoded by the coding sequence ATGAGAAAATGGCAAGGGGCAACATTGTCCGTCATGATGGCTTTTACACTGGCTGCGTGCGGGGCTGGAGGCGGAAGTCCATCTCCAACTACGGCAGGTGAGAATCCGGAGGAAGTTGTAGAGCTGACATCCGAGAACCTTCAACCGGAAGAAGGGGCAACTCTGGTGATCTGGGAGGATAAAAATCAAAGCAGCTTTATTGAGCAAAGGGTCAAAAAATTCGAAGAAAAATATGGGGTAACAGTCAAAATGGAGGAATTACCTCCAACCGATCAGGTAACCAAGCTGACGACGGATGGCCCAGCGGGTCTTGCTGCAGATGTGGTTGTTTTCCCGCATGATAAGATTGGTAGCGCTTCAGAGGCGGGACTTATTCTGCCCAATGACATATTCGAAGCAGACACCGTAGAGAACACCAGCGACAACGCGCTGAAGGCAGTGACGTTCAAGGATATCCTGTACGGCTATCCGTACAGCGTGGAGACCTACGCTCTTTTCTATAACAAGGCACTCTATCCAGAAGCTCCGAAAAACTTTGATGAGATTATCAGTTTCGCCAAGACGTTCAATAATGTGAAGTCCAATCAGTATGCGCTGATGTGGGAATTGCAGCAATTTTATTATAACTATGCGTTCCTGGCTTCACAGGGCGGTTATATTTTTGGAGACAACGGGATGGATAGCACGGATCTCGGTCTGAATAACGAAGGAGCCCAGAAGGGTGGACAGTTCTTGCAGACGCTGAAGTCGGAAGTGCTGCCGCTTAAGATGGGTGACGTGAACTATGATATCAAAAAAGGATTATTCTCCAGCGGCAAGCTGGCTATGGACATTAACGGTCCGTGGACCATTGCCGATTATCGCAATGCAGGTATTGATTTTGGCGTTGCTCCGCTTCCTGCAATTGATGGCAAACCGATGACCTCCTTCTCAGGTGTTAAAGCCTATTATGTGAATGCATTTACGCAATACCCGAATGCGTCGAAGCTCTTGGCAGCGTTCCTTTCCAATGAAGAAGCTCAGATGGAGAACTTTGACCTGAACGGTACACTTCCTGCGAACAAAAACGTAGCTGCTGATCCGAAGTTGCAAGAGGACCCAATCAACAAGGCATTCCTGGAACAGTTCAACAACTCTACGCCAATGCCTTCGCTTCCTGCCATGGACAGCGTATGGGGACCAATCACGTCGGCCATTACGGATATCTGGGATACCGATAAGGACGTGAAGTCATCACTGGACAATGCCGTGAAACAGATCCAGGAAAGCCTTGCAACCGTCCAATAA
- a CDS encoding LacI family DNA-binding transcriptional regulator, producing the protein MITIKDIAKLAGVSPSTVSRVISNHPRISTKTSLKVKQIMKELNYHPNIIAKSLVSKTTHTLGIMLPRPAEELFQNYFFGELLRGIITHATRMNYELLLTTETSSDNELHAISRLVHGRRVDGILLLGSKRDDPIISFLEAEKFPFVLIGRSEAHPNAPMVDNDNVQTAYDATHHLIAQGHTRIGFVSGPPDITLSHDRMLGYQKALAQAGLDADSDWIVEGEFLQESGFRAMSLFMSLPDRPTAIVVIDDNVAFGVLRALAELHYLVPEDISVVSFNNIALSELASPPLSSIDIGTYQLGYTAVQVLLKILSGEPQLHNPVIIPHRLIVRESSLFSKPKPPSD; encoded by the coding sequence ATGATTACGATCAAGGATATTGCCAAATTGGCGGGTGTTTCCCCTTCTACAGTGTCACGGGTGATTTCCAACCATCCTAGAATCAGCACCAAAACGTCTCTCAAAGTGAAGCAAATTATGAAAGAATTGAACTACCATCCAAACATCATCGCGAAGAGCCTGGTTTCCAAAACAACACATACCCTTGGGATTATGCTTCCGCGTCCTGCAGAAGAGTTGTTTCAGAATTACTTTTTCGGGGAACTGCTCCGAGGTATTATTACACATGCCACCCGAATGAATTATGAATTGCTGCTAACAACCGAAACATCATCAGACAATGAACTGCATGCGATATCACGCCTTGTTCATGGCCGTAGAGTTGATGGTATTTTGCTGCTTGGGTCCAAGCGAGACGATCCTATCATTTCTTTTTTGGAAGCGGAAAAGTTTCCTTTTGTGTTAATCGGTCGCAGTGAAGCTCATCCAAATGCCCCCATGGTGGATAACGATAATGTGCAGACCGCTTATGATGCGACTCATCATCTGATCGCTCAGGGACATACTCGAATCGGATTTGTCAGCGGTCCTCCGGACATTACGTTATCGCATGACCGTATGTTAGGATACCAAAAAGCGCTTGCCCAAGCCGGGCTGGATGCGGATAGTGATTGGATTGTGGAAGGTGAATTTCTGCAGGAAAGTGGATTCAGAGCGATGTCGCTGTTCATGTCCTTGCCGGACAGACCCACCGCAATTGTTGTCATCGATGACAATGTGGCCTTTGGGGTATTGAGAGCTCTTGCTGAGCTTCATTATCTGGTGCCTGAAGATATCAGTGTGGTCAGTTTTAACAATATTGCATTATCGGAACTGGCTTCTCCACCCCTAAGCTCTATCGACATCGGGACTTATCAGCTTGGTTATACAGCCGTTCAGGTACTGTTAAAAATTCTTAGTGGGGAACCACAGCTTCATAATCCGGTCATTATCCCCCATCGTCTGATCGTGCGCGAATCCTCACTCTTTTCCAAGCCAAAGCCACCCTCAGATTGA
- a CDS encoding SDR family oxidoreductase — MKLQDKVAVVTGAGSGMGKAIATLYAQEGAKVVVSDINEESAQAVVNDIKAQGGEAIVVLANVAKEEDVQNLIDTTVSTYGTVDILVNNAGIMDGMEPAADVTDEKWERLFAVNTTSVMRTTRKVLPIFLEKQKGIIVNIASAGGLHGGRAGAAYTASKHAVVGFTKNTGYMYAEQGIRCNAIAPGAVATNISSSMTGISHFGAGRQQLGMAINPRIGTSEEIAKVALFLGSDESSFVNGTVVTADAGWSSY, encoded by the coding sequence ATGAAACTTCAAGATAAAGTTGCAGTTGTTACAGGTGCTGGTTCAGGTATGGGGAAAGCAATTGCAACGTTATATGCTCAAGAAGGCGCGAAAGTCGTCGTATCGGATATTAACGAAGAATCCGCACAAGCGGTAGTCAATGATATTAAAGCACAGGGCGGAGAAGCGATTGTCGTTCTGGCCAATGTAGCCAAAGAAGAAGATGTGCAAAATCTGATCGATACGACGGTTAGCACATACGGTACAGTAGATATTCTGGTTAACAATGCGGGAATTATGGATGGCATGGAGCCGGCAGCAGATGTAACGGATGAGAAGTGGGAGAGATTGTTCGCTGTGAACACAACCAGTGTGATGCGGACAACGCGTAAAGTATTGCCGATTTTCCTGGAAAAACAAAAAGGTATCATCGTGAACATTGCTTCGGCAGGGGGACTACACGGCGGACGTGCAGGAGCAGCCTATACGGCGTCCAAACATGCGGTCGTGGGCTTCACCAAAAATACAGGGTATATGTATGCTGAGCAAGGCATTCGCTGTAATGCAATCGCTCCAGGAGCCGTGGCAACCAATATCAGCTCCTCCATGACAGGTATTAGCCATTTCGGTGCAGGTCGGCAACAGCTTGGGATGGCAATCAACCCACGCATCGGGACGAGCGAAGAGATTGCCAAAGTGGCTTTGTTCCTTGGATCTGACGAGTCCAGCTTCGTGAACGGAACTGTCGTTACAGCAGATGCTGGCTGGAGCTCTTATTAA
- a CDS encoding TetR/AcrR family transcriptional regulator, translated as MSETLNSMDRRIKKSKAALKDALIHLMQKHPFKEISITDIVQRADLNRGTFYRHYQYKEDLFNEIIDDVIQDLVTSFRKPYQDEEEFEVNLMPSSAITIFEHVHQHAQFYTLVVKSEASSNFQRMICDVLRDLALQDLNHIFPQHINHEILASYQSHAIFGMIMEWIRQDFKHSPAYMAEELFKIIHYKPDNVVLRN; from the coding sequence ATGTCTGAAACTCTGAATTCAATGGACCGAAGAATCAAGAAATCAAAAGCTGCACTGAAGGATGCACTCATCCATTTGATGCAAAAGCATCCCTTTAAAGAAATATCGATTACAGATATTGTGCAGCGAGCCGACCTGAATCGGGGAACTTTCTACAGGCATTATCAGTACAAAGAAGACCTATTCAACGAAATTATCGATGATGTGATTCAGGATCTGGTGACTTCTTTTCGCAAACCTTATCAGGATGAGGAAGAGTTCGAAGTCAATCTGATGCCCTCTTCGGCGATCACTATATTTGAGCATGTACACCAGCACGCACAATTCTACACACTGGTTGTGAAATCTGAGGCCTCCTCCAACTTCCAGCGTATGATCTGTGATGTTCTTCGGGATCTGGCCTTACAGGATCTGAACCACATCTTCCCGCAGCACATCAACCATGAAATATTGGCAAGCTACCAATCTCATGCGATATTCGGAATGATCATGGAGTGGATCAGACAGGATTTCAAGCACAGCCCGGCCTACATGGCCGAGGAGTTGTTCAAGATCATCCATTACAAGCCAGATAATGTCGTGTTGAGAAACTGA
- a CDS encoding toxic anion resistance protein, which translates to MSFSMEIPSQKEIQKVIEEEVKPVPAEVAELQQVANANVEMIMTLDLESLEKRKEILQSIDGFGMNTMRSSSEKNALLQVSVGHLSKTGDEGGQVAKGLTELHMQLKDLDPSVVDFAKTGFLGKLFNPLRAYFLKYQKADAVIADIVTSLDKGRSTLRNDNTTLEIEQQNLRELTKRLQKEIQLGVLMDESIDAQIEAAKVRNEDPEKVRFITEEVLFPLRQRVMDLQQMLVVNQQGIMAIEVVIRNNKELIRGVDRAKNVTISALKIAVTVASALYNQKIVLQKIELLNQTTNDLIAGTSKMLKDQGIAIQKQAYEASISVDTMKQAFTDVLSALDSISLYKQEALPRMRETINQFRELADTGEQQIQRLEKGQKLGL; encoded by the coding sequence ATGTCATTTTCAATGGAAATACCGAGCCAGAAGGAAATTCAGAAGGTGATCGAAGAAGAGGTGAAACCCGTGCCCGCCGAGGTCGCGGAGCTTCAACAAGTGGCAAATGCCAACGTAGAGATGATCATGACACTGGATCTCGAATCCCTGGAGAAGCGCAAAGAGATTTTGCAATCCATTGACGGCTTTGGCATGAACACGATGAGATCCTCTTCTGAGAAAAACGCCTTGCTTCAAGTCTCTGTTGGACATCTGTCCAAGACGGGAGACGAGGGCGGTCAGGTCGCCAAAGGCTTGACCGAGCTGCATATGCAACTGAAGGATCTCGACCCAAGCGTGGTCGACTTCGCCAAGACTGGTTTCCTCGGGAAATTGTTCAATCCGCTTCGCGCCTATTTCCTGAAATACCAGAAGGCTGACGCAGTCATCGCTGACATCGTAACCTCTTTGGATAAAGGCAGATCCACCCTGCGTAATGATAATACAACGCTGGAGATTGAACAGCAGAATCTGCGGGAACTCACCAAGCGACTACAAAAGGAAATTCAGCTTGGCGTACTCATGGATGAGTCCATCGACGCGCAGATTGAAGCCGCCAAGGTTCGGAATGAGGACCCCGAGAAAGTCCGATTTATTACGGAAGAAGTATTATTCCCGCTTCGTCAGCGGGTGATGGATCTGCAGCAGATGTTGGTCGTGAACCAGCAGGGCATCATGGCGATTGAAGTGGTAATTCGCAACAACAAGGAACTGATCCGAGGGGTAGACCGGGCGAAGAATGTAACGATCTCGGCATTGAAAATTGCCGTTACAGTAGCAAGTGCTTTGTATAATCAGAAGATTGTATTGCAGAAGATAGAGTTGTTGAACCAGACAACTAACGATCTGATCGCAGGTACTTCCAAAATGCTCAAGGATCAGGGAATTGCCATCCAGAAGCAAGCATATGAAGCTAGCATCTCCGTGGATACGATGAAACAGGCGTTTACCGATGTGCTGTCAGCACTCGATTCAATCAGTCTTTATAAGCAGGAAGCCCTCCCAAGAATGCGCGAGACGATTAACCAGTTCCGTGAACTTGCGGATACCGGCGAGCAGCAGATTCAGCGGTTGGAGAAAGGACAGAAGCTGGGGCTGTGA
- a CDS encoding VWA domain-containing protein, translated as MAKKGKFFFISIVMLVLVFGLVYAGITLTSNFGKSTTQVSTENAGKELGKLYADIAPATAEPVKGQIDLDPVDVAESLPDISKFAIAVENTTNDYVEIFSSTEKSGSGVDGWLTEVGEEFNKANITVGGKQVSVKIRNIASGTATDYIKSGKYMPDAFTPSNELWGEMVEASGVKTEMVSERLVGNVPGIVISKAKYDALVDTYGSVNVKTVTEAIANNELAMGYTDPFASSTGLNFLVTALNTYDSTNPLGEKAIEGFEKFQTNVPFTASTTIQMREAAKSGRLDAFVLEYQTYVNTADLKSGYVFTPFGVRHDSPLYALGQLPQNKQEIIQKFAEFVTQAKYQQSAEEFGFNGLQDYKSELATVDGGTLFSAQKVWKEKKNGSKPIAAVFVTDVSGSMDGEPLNRLKESLRKGQKYLGTENSIGLVSYSSGVTVNLPIAKYDTNQQSMFVGTVDSLQAGGGTATFDGIVVAMKMLEDYMAADPNVKPLIFVLSDGETNEGHTLKDIRDLVETYKVPIYTIGYNADIKALESISSINEAASINADTDDVVYKIGNLFNVQM; from the coding sequence ATGGCCAAGAAGGGAAAGTTTTTTTTCATATCAATCGTGATGCTGGTACTCGTATTTGGTCTGGTCTATGCAGGGATTACACTGACGTCGAACTTTGGCAAGTCGACCACACAGGTGAGCACAGAGAATGCAGGTAAGGAACTGGGGAAACTGTATGCGGACATTGCACCAGCAACGGCGGAACCGGTCAAAGGACAGATTGATCTCGACCCGGTCGATGTGGCAGAATCACTGCCGGATATCTCCAAATTTGCAATTGCCGTAGAGAATACAACAAATGATTACGTCGAAATCTTCTCTTCCACAGAGAAGTCGGGCAGCGGGGTAGACGGCTGGTTAACCGAAGTGGGCGAGGAGTTCAACAAAGCAAACATTACCGTTGGTGGGAAACAGGTATCGGTCAAAATCCGCAACATTGCCTCCGGTACGGCCACCGATTATATCAAGTCTGGTAAGTATATGCCGGATGCATTCACACCTTCTAACGAACTATGGGGCGAGATGGTTGAGGCTAGCGGGGTGAAGACAGAGATGGTATCCGAGCGATTGGTCGGGAATGTTCCGGGTATTGTCATCTCCAAAGCCAAATATGATGCACTGGTTGATACGTACGGCTCCGTTAATGTAAAAACCGTAACCGAAGCGATTGCCAACAATGAACTCGCGATGGGATATACCGATCCATTTGCCAGCTCCACAGGACTGAATTTCCTGGTGACCGCACTGAATACGTATGACAGTACCAATCCACTTGGCGAGAAGGCTATTGAAGGATTCGAAAAGTTCCAGACCAATGTACCGTTTACCGCTTCAACAACGATTCAGATGCGGGAAGCTGCCAAGTCAGGCAGACTCGATGCCTTTGTACTCGAATACCAGACGTATGTGAATACCGCTGATCTGAAGAGTGGATACGTCTTTACACCATTTGGTGTGAGACATGATAGCCCGTTGTATGCATTGGGACAATTGCCGCAGAACAAACAGGAAATCATCCAGAAGTTTGCGGAATTCGTAACCCAGGCGAAGTACCAACAATCGGCAGAAGAGTTTGGCTTCAACGGTTTGCAGGATTACAAATCCGAACTGGCTACCGTGGATGGCGGCACGTTGTTTTCTGCACAGAAAGTATGGAAAGAGAAGAAGAACGGCAGTAAACCAATTGCCGCCGTGTTCGTGACAGACGTGTCCGGAAGCATGGACGGCGAACCGCTTAACCGACTGAAGGAGTCTTTGCGCAAAGGTCAGAAGTACCTGGGCACCGAGAACAGTATTGGGTTGGTTTCTTACTCCAGCGGCGTAACCGTGAATCTGCCGATTGCCAAATATGATACAAACCAGCAGTCCATGTTTGTCGGAACAGTTGATAGTCTGCAAGCTGGCGGTGGTACGGCGACCTTTGACGGGATCGTGGTGGCGATGAAGATGCTGGAAGATTATATGGCTGCTGATCCAAACGTGAAGCCGCTGATTTTTGTCTTGAGTGATGGCGAGACCAACGAAGGTCATACCCTGAAGGATATCCGGGATCTGGTTGAAACGTACAAAGTGCCAATCTATACGATTGGATACAACGCGGACATCAAGGCTTTGGAGAGTATCTCCAGCATTAACGAAGCGGCAAGCATCAATGCTGATACCGACGATGTCGTGTACAAGATTGGTAACCTGTTTAACGTACAGATGTAA
- a CDS encoding Uma2 family endonuclease encodes MAKPDNKGTYNYQDWLTWEGAWELINGKAFNMSPAPTSLHQFIVGELHFSLRNFFQNRKCFVFVAPFDVYFSENEQYDLPDQVVQPDLSVVCSKDQISKSGCHGAPSLIIEVLSPSTALKDFNEKFNLYQKYGVNEYWIVDPGNQTVHVYTLEDGSYQNRHLYTGAGNNSIGYISRTGNPDGFAVQVQVEETPKMNNQCIRDETG; translated from the coding sequence GTGGCAAAACCCGATAATAAAGGTACTTATAACTATCAGGATTGGTTAACCTGGGAGGGGGCATGGGAATTAATTAACGGCAAAGCTTTTAATATGTCTCCAGCGCCCACTTCATTGCACCAGTTTATTGTGGGTGAGCTGCACTTCTCTTTGCGGAATTTTTTTCAGAATCGGAAATGTTTTGTGTTTGTTGCCCCTTTTGATGTGTATTTTAGCGAAAATGAACAATATGACCTACCAGATCAAGTTGTACAGCCTGATTTATCGGTGGTGTGCTCCAAAGACCAGATATCTAAAAGTGGCTGTCACGGTGCACCTTCTTTAATTATCGAGGTGTTATCACCTTCGACTGCGTTAAAGGATTTTAACGAAAAATTTAACTTATATCAGAAATATGGTGTGAACGAATACTGGATTGTTGACCCCGGCAATCAAACCGTCCATGTGTACACGCTGGAGGATGGCAGTTACCAGAACCGTCATCTATATACAGGAGCAGGAAACAATTCAATCGGTTATATATCCCGAACTGGTAATCCAGATGGATTCGCTGTTCAAGTTCAGGTAGAGGAAACACCAAAAATGAACAACCAATGCATAAGGGACGAAACCGGATGA
- a CDS encoding DUF6805 domain-containing protein, with protein MDINWISNCRGEHHNGSTTDGRKKLHMWREAFGVSGAYFSYQLAVDRKVTNYLCVAYWGGDHSAFKRDGTLYDRQFAITVDGTLIGEQRIHMNKIGDVFYVTYDIPEAVTSGKDSVTVMFQAKGDNGCAGKVVEVRTTRSKPESIFS; from the coding sequence TTGGACATCAACTGGATTAGCAACTGCCGTGGGGAGCACCACAACGGTTCAACCACAGATGGCCGTAAGAAGTTGCATATGTGGCGAGAGGCTTTTGGCGTCAGTGGGGCTTACTTCAGTTACCAACTGGCAGTGGATCGTAAAGTAACCAATTATTTATGTGTGGCCTATTGGGGCGGAGATCATTCCGCGTTTAAACGGGATGGTACGTTATATGACAGACAATTCGCCATTACCGTGGATGGAACACTCATTGGTGAGCAGCGAATTCACATGAATAAAATTGGCGACGTGTTCTATGTGACCTACGATATTCCTGAGGCCGTAACATCAGGTAAAGACAGCGTTACGGTAATGTTCCAGGCGAAGGGAGACAATGGTTGTGCCGGGAAAGTTGTAGAGGTACGCACCACGCGAAGCAAACCGGAATCCATCTTTTCGTGA
- a CDS encoding beta-L-arabinofuranosidase domain-containing protein has translation MLHLTKQLFAWSHDSAYMDYYENAIYNHILGTQDPDTGNKTYFASTLQGHYKIYGTHDTAWWCCTGSGMENPGKYAEAIYFEDEQDLYVNLYIASQLDWASQGLSLKLETDFPYSEKVTLTITGGNASAHLRLRVPSWLQQPMTATVNGDTEHPYTQMEPGYLSIDRTWTTGDVITITLPMSLRQYTSRDDAHKVAFLYGPIVLAGALGNEGLPEDTIVDETALNPKTAPVPVIWTEQEDVREWIKVVDADTLTFELSKDVTSTGEAVKLIPFYDVHHEFYTVYWPFNDEGDALEKELNDITIDRVQADGQQDEIGHQLD, from the coding sequence ATGTTACATCTAACGAAGCAACTCTTCGCCTGGAGTCATGATAGCGCCTACATGGACTATTATGAAAACGCCATCTATAATCACATCCTTGGCACGCAGGACCCGGATACGGGGAACAAAACGTATTTTGCATCAACGCTGCAAGGCCACTACAAAATCTATGGTACTCACGATACCGCTTGGTGGTGCTGTACAGGATCAGGCATGGAGAACCCGGGCAAATATGCCGAGGCGATCTATTTTGAGGATGAACAGGACCTGTACGTCAACCTTTATATCGCTTCCCAACTGGATTGGGCGTCACAGGGATTATCCCTGAAGCTTGAAACCGACTTTCCTTATTCGGAAAAGGTAACCCTGACGATCACCGGAGGCAACGCCTCGGCTCATCTAAGATTACGCGTGCCCTCATGGCTGCAACAGCCAATGACGGCAACCGTTAACGGGGATACGGAACATCCGTATACACAGATGGAACCCGGCTATCTCTCCATCGACCGCACATGGACAACGGGCGATGTCATCACAATCACACTGCCGATGTCACTCCGCCAGTACACCTCCCGGGATGATGCCCACAAGGTGGCATTCCTGTACGGCCCGATAGTACTCGCTGGTGCACTAGGAAACGAGGGTCTTCCCGAGGATACGATCGTGGACGAAACAGCGCTGAATCCCAAGACTGCACCTGTACCTGTGATCTGGACGGAGCAGGAGGATGTCCGAGAGTGGATCAAGGTTGTGGATGCAGACACGTTAACATTTGAACTTAGCAAAGATGTTACTTCCACAGGCGAAGCCGTGAAGCTCATTCCGTTCTATGATGTGCATCACGAATTTTATACCGTGTACTGGCCGTTTAACGATGAAGGGGATGCGCTGGAGAAAGAGTTGAACGATATCACGATCGACAGGGTTCAGGCTGACGGTCAGCAGGATGAGATTGGACATCAACTGGATTAG